The Oxalobacteraceae bacterium OTU3CINTB1 genome includes a window with the following:
- the poxB gene encoding ubiquinone-dependent pyruvate dehydrogenase, translating to MSATAADYMAHTLARAGVKRVFGVVGDSLNGFTDALRREQAIEWVHMRHEEGAAFAAGAEAHLTGELAVCAGSCGPGNLHLINGLFDCQRSGVPVLAIAAHIPSTEIGIDYFQATHPESLFKDCSHYVELVSNPALLPQILHRAMRIAVARRGVAVVVIPGDVALQPLHAAAPAWLLPNPPALMPNPRDIDELAALLNGAERVALFCGAGCAGAHAEVMELARTLQAPIVHTLRGKEHIEYDNPYDVGMTGLVGFASGYKAMKGCDTLLVLGADFPYRQFFPEQAKIAQIDVRPEALGNRCPLALGVLGGVKETLGALLPKLAEKSDGGFLANARADYAEARKDLDSLAVIDAGTRAIHPQAITRLVSELADDDAIFTCDVGTPIAWAARYLKVNGKRRLVGSFNHGSMANAMLHAIGAQASHPDRQVISLSGDGGFAMMMGEFLTLLQLDLPVKIIVLNNGTLGFVELEMKANGFLDTGCDLKNPNFAAMAEAMGIKGMRVEDPQALEGALREALAHDGPVLVDVVSARQELIMPPHATLDEAHKFGLFMIKAVLDGRAGELIDLAKVNLLR from the coding sequence ATGAGCGCTACCGCTGCGGACTACATGGCACACACCTTGGCACGGGCTGGCGTCAAGCGCGTGTTCGGCGTGGTCGGGGATTCGTTGAACGGCTTCACCGACGCGCTGCGGCGCGAACAGGCCATCGAATGGGTGCACATGCGCCACGAGGAAGGCGCCGCCTTCGCCGCCGGCGCCGAGGCCCACTTGACGGGCGAACTGGCGGTGTGCGCCGGCAGCTGCGGCCCGGGCAATCTGCACCTGATCAACGGCCTGTTCGACTGCCAGCGCAGCGGCGTGCCGGTGCTGGCGATCGCCGCCCACATTCCGAGCACCGAGATCGGTATCGACTACTTCCAGGCCACGCATCCCGAAAGCCTGTTCAAGGATTGCAGCCACTACGTCGAGCTGGTGTCGAATCCGGCGCTGCTGCCGCAAATCCTGCATCGCGCCATGCGCATCGCGGTGGCGCGGCGTGGGGTCGCCGTCGTGGTCATTCCGGGCGATGTCGCGCTGCAGCCTTTACACGCGGCGGCGCCGGCGTGGCTACTGCCGAATCCTCCGGCGCTCATGCCGAACCCGCGCGATATCGATGAACTGGCGGCGCTGCTCAACGGCGCGGAACGTGTCGCGCTGTTCTGCGGCGCCGGTTGCGCCGGCGCGCACGCCGAAGTCATGGAGTTGGCGCGTACGCTGCAGGCACCCATCGTGCACACCCTGCGCGGCAAGGAACACATCGAGTACGACAACCCGTACGACGTCGGCATGACAGGTTTGGTGGGCTTCGCGTCCGGCTACAAGGCGATGAAGGGTTGCGACACCTTGCTGGTGCTGGGCGCCGACTTCCCGTATCGCCAGTTCTTCCCCGAGCAGGCCAAAATCGCGCAGATCGATGTGCGTCCAGAGGCCTTGGGGAACCGCTGCCCGCTGGCGCTGGGCGTGCTGGGCGGCGTGAAGGAGACGCTGGGCGCCTTGCTGCCCAAGCTGGCGGAGAAATCCGATGGCGGCTTCCTGGCAAACGCACGTGCCGATTACGCCGAGGCGCGCAAAGACCTCGATAGTTTAGCCGTCATCGACGCCGGCACCCGCGCCATCCATCCGCAGGCCATTACGCGCCTGGTCAGCGAACTGGCGGACGACGACGCCATCTTCACCTGCGACGTCGGCACGCCGATCGCCTGGGCGGCGCGCTACCTCAAGGTCAATGGCAAGCGGCGACTGGTAGGCTCGTTCAACCATGGCTCGATGGCCAACGCCATGCTGCACGCGATCGGCGCGCAGGCGTCGCATCCGGACCGGCAGGTGATTTCGCTGTCGGGCGACGGCGGCTTCGCGATGATGATGGGCGAGTTCCTCACGCTGCTGCAGCTGGATCTACCGGTGAAGATCATCGTGCTCAACAACGGCACCCTGGGTTTCGTCGAGCTGGAGATGAAGGCGAACGGCTTCCTCGACACCGGTTGCGATTTGAAGAATCCGAATTTCGCCGCCATGGCCGAGGCGATGGGCATCAAGGGCATGCGGGTGGAAGACCCGCAGGCGCTGGAGGGCGCGCTGCGCGAGGCGCTGGCCCACGACGGGCCGGTGCTGGTCGATGTGGTGAGCGCGCGCCAGGAGTTGATCATGCCGCCGCACGCGACTTTGGACGAGGCGCACAAATTCGGCCTGTTCATGATCAAGGCGGTGCTCGATGGCCGCGCGGGTGAGCTGATCGATCTGGCGAAGGTCAATCTGCTGCGCTAG
- a CDS encoding BrnA antitoxin family protein has protein sequence MRHIEREIIPPTDEEDAAITAAALSDPDALPLTEEQLAQLRPWRLRLLPPPGSPKVSLRIDYDADLIEVFKRTGDGWEAGMNAVLREWAMRRGYLPFPD, from the coding sequence ATGCGACATATCGAACGTGAAATTATTCCACCAACAGATGAGGAAGACGCGGCAATCACCGCTGCAGCGCTTTCCGACCCCGATGCATTGCCCCTGACGGAGGAACAACTTGCGCAGCTGCGGCCGTGGCGCTTGCGCCTGCTGCCCCCGCCGGGCTCCCCGAAAGTGTCATTAAGGATAGATTACGACGCTGACCTGATCGAAGTCTTCAAACGTACCGGCGACGGTTGGGAAGCCGGCATGAACGCCGTATTGCGCGAGTGGGCGATGCGACGCGGCTATCTACCGTTCCCTGACTAG
- a CDS encoding BrnT family toxin has translation MAITFDPNKDALNLRKHGISLAAAAAFEWETAVIWTDQRFHYNELRECGLGLIGKNLYFIVFVQQGNNERIISLRKANKAEVRRYATYRT, from the coding sequence ATGGCGATCACGTTTGATCCCAACAAAGATGCACTCAATCTCCGTAAGCACGGCATTTCGCTGGCTGCTGCCGCTGCGTTCGAATGGGAGACGGCCGTGATCTGGACTGACCAGCGCTTTCACTACAACGAACTACGCGAATGCGGCCTGGGTCTAATCGGCAAGAACTTGTATTTTATTGTATTCGTTCAGCAAGGCAATAATGAGCGCATTATCAGTTTGCGCAAGGCGAACAAAGCGGAGGTAAGACGTTATGCGACATATCGAACGTGA
- a CDS encoding ferrous iron transporter B: protein MGAVENAVPQAPTTSPSRTPIVALLGNPNCGKTALFNRLTGSRQKVANYAGVTIERKEGSFSSPNGHGFRVLDLPGAYSLSAHTPDEEITRDVVAGLRAGEAAPDVVVCVVNATNLRLNLRLVLEIKRLGLPMVLALNMVDVAKKRGIEIDADLLADELGMPVVETVAVQAGGEKSLVRALELMLPLPAAKPQPLSAIDAVSVEDTQREVRRILAAVSNDVHDTGNLTEKIDNVVMHPVVGPIILALLMFLVFQAVFTWAAVPMEMISGGVESLGKVLGAYLPDGMLRSLLVEGIMGGVGSVLVFLPQILILFFFILMLEDCGYLPRAAFLLDRLMGGVGLSGRAFIPLLSSFACAIPGVMAARTIQNKRDRLVTIMIAPLMTCSARLPVYALVIAAFIPEREVGGFMSLQGLVLFILYFAGIISAMAVAYFMKRAMGSTHKQPLMLELPAYHWPHMRNLALGLWERARIFLTRVGTVILTLMILVWFLSTFPGAPEGATHPPIYYSVAGMIGRALEFVFAPIGFNWQICIALVPGMAAREVAVGALGTVYALSQSGDDLAQSLTPIIAASWALPTALSLLAWYVFAPQCLSTLSVVRRETNSIRYPLLMAGYMFALAYVASFLTYRISMALIG, encoded by the coding sequence ATGGGTGCTGTAGAAAACGCGGTGCCGCAGGCGCCCACGACTTCCCCGTCCCGGACGCCCATCGTGGCCCTGCTGGGCAATCCGAATTGCGGCAAGACCGCCTTGTTCAACCGTCTGACCGGCTCGCGCCAGAAGGTCGCCAACTACGCCGGCGTGACCATCGAGCGCAAGGAAGGCTCGTTCAGCTCCCCCAACGGCCACGGCTTCCGCGTGCTCGACCTGCCGGGTGCCTATAGTTTGTCGGCCCACACGCCGGACGAGGAAATCACGCGCGACGTCGTCGCCGGCCTGCGCGCCGGCGAGGCCGCGCCGGACGTCGTGGTCTGCGTGGTCAACGCCACCAACCTGCGCCTGAACCTGCGCCTGGTGCTGGAGATCAAACGACTCGGCCTGCCGATGGTGCTGGCGCTGAACATGGTCGACGTGGCCAAGAAGCGCGGCATCGAGATCGACGCCGACCTGCTGGCCGATGAATTGGGCATGCCGGTGGTGGAGACGGTGGCGGTGCAGGCCGGCGGCGAGAAGTCGCTGGTGCGCGCGCTAGAACTGATGCTGCCGCTGCCGGCGGCGAAACCGCAGCCGCTGTCGGCGATCGACGCCGTCTCGGTCGAGGACACGCAGCGCGAGGTGCGCCGCATCCTGGCCGCCGTCAGCAACGACGTCCACGACACCGGCAACCTGACCGAAAAAATCGACAACGTGGTGATGCACCCGGTGGTCGGCCCGATCATCCTGGCGCTGCTGATGTTCCTGGTGTTCCAGGCCGTGTTCACGTGGGCGGCGGTGCCGATGGAGATGATCTCCGGTGGCGTCGAAAGCCTGGGCAAGGTGCTGGGCGCCTACTTGCCCGACGGCATGCTGCGCAGCCTTCTGGTGGAAGGCATCATGGGCGGCGTCGGCAGCGTGCTGGTGTTCCTGCCGCAGATTCTGATCCTGTTCTTCTTCATCCTGATGCTGGAGGACTGCGGCTACCTGCCGCGCGCGGCCTTCCTGCTGGACCGCCTGATGGGCGGCGTGGGTTTGTCGGGCCGCGCCTTCATCCCGCTGCTGTCCAGTTTTGCGTGCGCGATCCCGGGCGTGATGGCCGCGCGCACCATTCAGAATAAGCGCGACCGCCTGGTGACGATCATGATCGCGCCGCTGATGACGTGTTCCGCGCGCCTGCCGGTCTACGCGCTGGTGATCGCCGCCTTCATTCCTGAGCGCGAAGTGGGCGGCTTCATGAGCCTTCAGGGGCTGGTGCTGTTCATCCTGTACTTCGCCGGCATCATCTCGGCGATGGCGGTGGCCTACTTCATGAAGCGCGCCATGGGCTCGACGCACAAGCAGCCGCTGATGCTGGAGCTGCCGGCCTATCACTGGCCGCACATGCGCAACCTGGCCCTGGGCCTGTGGGAGCGCGCGCGCATCTTCCTGACGCGCGTCGGTACCGTGATTCTGACGCTGATGATTCTGGTCTGGTTCCTCAGCACCTTCCCGGGCGCGCCGGAAGGCGCCACGCATCCGCCTATCTATTACAGCGTCGCCGGCATGATCGGCCGCGCTTTGGAATTCGTGTTCGCGCCGATCGGCTTCAACTGGCAGATCTGCATCGCGCTGGTGCCGGGCATGGCCGCGCGTGAAGTGGCCGTTGGCGCGCTGGGCACCGTGTACGCGTTGTCGCAGAGCGGCGACGACCTGGCGCAGTCGCTGACGCCGATCATCGCCGCGTCGTGGGCGCTGCCGACGGCGTTGTCGCTGCTGGCGTGGTATGTGTTCGCGCCGCAGTGCTTGTCGACGTTGAGCGTGGTGCGCCGCGAAACCAACAGCATCCGCTATCCCTTGCTGATGGCGGGTTATATGTTCGCGCTGGCGTACGTGGCGTCGTTCCTGACGTACCGTATCTCGATGGCGCTGATAGGTTGA
- a CDS encoding ferrous iron transport protein A, with protein MTPAVPLITLDALTTGAAATVVHVSPGDAADDGAGLARRLMELGFVPGEKVRLLKRGMPGGEPLAIKVGNSTFALRRFEAALISIQPDQ; from the coding sequence ATGACGCCTGCTGTTCCCCTGATCACCCTGGACGCGCTGACGACCGGCGCCGCCGCCACCGTGGTGCACGTGTCGCCCGGCGACGCCGCCGACGACGGCGCCGGCCTGGCGCGGCGCCTGATGGAACTGGGCTTCGTCCCCGGCGAGAAGGTCCGCCTGCTCAAGCGCGGCATGCCCGGCGGCGAGCCGCTGGCCATCAAGGTCGGCAACTCCACTTTTGCGTTGCGCCGCTTCGAAGCCGCGCTCATTTCGATTCAACCGGACCAATAA